The Myxocyprinus asiaticus isolate MX2 ecotype Aquarium Trade chromosome 26, UBuf_Myxa_2, whole genome shotgun sequence genome has a window encoding:
- the zgc:101040 gene encoding arylamine N-acetyltransferase, pineal gland isozyme NAT-10: MDLRGYFNRIGFTGLHDKANLDTLRTIHKLHVMNIPFENLSIHCGEKNTMDLPTIYDKIVKSKRGGWCCENNLLFSWVLREMGYKYTTLGSKVFSKFINDFYPVESHLINMVEIDGKPYIADVSYGVSCQMWHPLEMISGKEQPQPPGVFRLLNDKKRWILEKTAWKQLVQDEAFANSSLLDKRLTKTMYCFTLKPRGIDNFIEISECLQTSPDSRFVLKSIVSLQTPTGFRALIGWTFSEVTFKPQEDLELVDMKEIPDCDIETLLREKFNLVLVNKFTPKNNKANYCM, encoded by the exons ATGGATCTGAGAGGTTACTTCAACAGGATTGGTTTTACTGGCCTACATGACAAAGCCAACCTGGACACTTTACGCACTATTCACAAGCTACATGTTATGAATATTCCTTTTGAGAACCTCAGCATTCACTGTGGAGAGAAGAACACTATGGACCTGCCAACCATATATGATAAAATAGTCAAGAGCAAACGGGGAGGCTGGTGCTGTGAAAACAATCTCTTGTTCTCATGGGTCTTGAGGGAGATGGGTTACAAATACACCACACTGGGCTCAAAGGTGTTCAGCAAGTTCATAAATGATTTCTACCCAGTTGAATCTCATCTGATTAATATGGTGGAGATAGATGGGAAACCTTACATTGCAGATGTGAGCTATGGAGTGTCATGCCAGATGTGGCATCCTTTAGAGATGATCTCAG GTAAGGAGCAGCCACAGCCTCCAGGTGTGTTCCGCCTGCTAAATGACAAAAAGCGATGGATTCTAGAGAAGACTGCATGGAAGCAATTGGTCCAAGATGAGGCCTTTGCTAATTCCAGCCTCCTTGACAAGCGGCTGACGAAAACAATGTATTGCTTCACATTAAAACCACGTGGTATAGATAATTTCATAGAGATATCAGAGTGCCTGCAGACTAGTCCAGACTCTCGGTTTGTGCTCAAATCCATTGTCTCCCTTCAGACACCTACAGGCTTCAGAGCTCTGATTGGCTGGACTTTCAGTGAGGTCACATTCAAGCCGCAGGAGGACTTAGAATTGGTGGACATGAAGGAAATTCCAGACTGTGACATAGAAACTTTGCTCAGGGAAAAGTTTAACCTGGTGTTAGTTAATAAATTCACACCTAAAAACAACAAGGCTAATTATTGCATGTAG